A genomic window from Gymnodinialimonas ceratoperidinii includes:
- a CDS encoding zinc-dependent alcohol dehydrogenase, which translates to MSEVMAQNRGIGSDLPDKMRAWVLGDPEELSLIEKPMPTPGRAEVLVRIDAVAICATDLEILTYGTPALIEGGPPFNKNYTPGHEYMGTVAALGPGVDEFVVGDRVTVEIHAGCGQCKRCRMGMYTSCHNYGLNYGDQDKGHRANGFTTDGGFAEYAVNNINTLIRVPDEMTDEEATLVVTAGTSMYGLTELGGLVAGESVVVIGPGPIGLLAVAVAKALGAAPVILVGTRESRNEIGRKLGADHVIDARSEDVVARVKELTGKGADYVVDCAGNETTVNQAVAMTNRGGKICLAAFPKNAVEFNLGALAVNNIYLYGIRGEGRSATHRAMAFMEAGTFDASLIHTHTFPMDDLPTALKYARERIDDAIKVVVSNRPGVVGGPKPAKDKT; encoded by the coding sequence ATGAGCGAAGTGATGGCGCAGAACCGAGGTATCGGAAGTGATCTGCCGGACAAGATGCGCGCTTGGGTGCTCGGTGACCCTGAAGAGCTGAGCCTGATCGAGAAGCCCATGCCGACGCCCGGCCGTGCCGAGGTCCTCGTCCGCATCGATGCTGTGGCGATCTGTGCCACGGATCTGGAGATCCTGACCTATGGCACACCAGCGCTGATCGAGGGTGGGCCGCCGTTCAACAAGAACTACACACCCGGTCATGAGTACATGGGCACTGTTGCGGCGCTTGGACCGGGCGTCGATGAATTCGTGGTCGGGGATCGCGTCACGGTCGAGATCCACGCGGGCTGTGGCCAATGCAAACGCTGCCGCATGGGCATGTACACCTCGTGCCATAACTACGGCTTGAACTACGGCGACCAAGACAAGGGCCACCGCGCCAATGGGTTCACCACCGATGGCGGCTTCGCGGAGTACGCGGTTAACAACATTAACACCTTGATCCGGGTGCCCGACGAGATGACCGACGAGGAAGCCACCTTGGTGGTCACCGCCGGCACCTCCATGTACGGGCTAACCGAGTTGGGCGGGCTCGTTGCGGGCGAAAGCGTGGTGGTAATCGGGCCCGGTCCGATCGGCCTGCTGGCGGTCGCCGTCGCCAAGGCCCTCGGTGCGGCGCCGGTCATTCTGGTGGGCACCCGCGAAAGCCGGAACGAGATTGGGCGCAAGTTGGGGGCGGATCACGTGATCGATGCGCGGTCAGAGGATGTCGTGGCGCGGGTGAAGGAACTGACCGGCAAGGGTGCCGATTACGTCGTCGATTGCGCTGGCAACGAGACGACGGTGAACCAGGCCGTGGCGATGACCAATCGCGGCGGCAAGATCTGCCTCGCGGCCTTCCCGAAGAACGCGGTGGAGTTCAACCTCGGCGCACTGGCTGTTAACAATATCTACCTCTACGGCATCCGCGGGGAAGGGCGCTCGGCCACCCATCGCGCGATGGCCTTCATGGAGGCAGGCACCTTCGACGCGAGCCTGATCCATACCCATACGTTTCCGATGGACGACCTGCCCACCGCGCTGAAATACGCCCGCGAGCGCATCGATGACGCGATCAAGGTTGTCGTCTCGAACCGGCCCGGCGTCGTGGGCGGCCCGAAACCTGCAAAGGACAAGACATGA
- the glyA gene encoding serine hydroxymethyltransferase codes for MTRAIDQSDPVVAKALRDESRRQQDQIELIASENIVSRAVLDALGHEITNKTLEGYPGARFHGGGQHVDVVEQAAIDRACALFDCGYANVQPHSGSQANLAVFFALLTPGDKVLSLDLAAGGHLSHGLGANLSGRWFEAHHYGVTRDTGVIEYDAVEARAREVRPKLLIAGGSAYPRWIDFARMAQIAQSVGAYFMVDMAHFAGLVAGGAHPSPLPHADIVTCTTTKTLRGPRGGMILAKDAGWSKKLQSSVFPGVQSSLHTQVLAAKAVCLKEASEPAFKTYASQIVENARALAEALSAGGVDIVSGGTDTHIVLLDLSRLNLLGREAEALLDRANITSNKNPVPFDVSNPAKWSGLRLGVAAATTRGFSTDDFRSLGAMIAGLLTAEEGAREHQVATAREEVARLCAAYPIHEDQ; via the coding sequence ATGACCCGAGCCATCGACCAATCCGACCCCGTGGTAGCCAAGGCGCTGAGGGATGAAAGCCGCCGCCAGCAGGATCAGATCGAGTTGATTGCTTCCGAGAATATCGTGAGCCGCGCGGTGCTCGATGCCCTTGGCCACGAGATCACGAACAAGACGCTCGAAGGCTATCCCGGCGCGCGGTTTCACGGCGGCGGGCAGCATGTCGACGTGGTGGAACAGGCCGCCATCGACCGCGCCTGCGCGCTTTTCGATTGTGGCTACGCCAACGTGCAACCCCATTCCGGCAGCCAGGCCAACCTCGCGGTTTTCTTCGCGCTGCTCACCCCCGGCGACAAGGTCCTGAGCCTCGATCTGGCGGCGGGCGGACACCTGAGCCACGGCTTGGGGGCAAACCTCTCGGGGCGCTGGTTCGAGGCGCATCATTACGGCGTGACCCGTGACACTGGCGTGATCGAATACGACGCGGTGGAGGCGCGTGCACGCGAGGTGCGTCCGAAGCTGCTGATCGCCGGCGGCTCGGCCTATCCGCGCTGGATCGACTTCGCGCGGATGGCTCAGATTGCACAAAGCGTGGGGGCCTATTTCATGGTCGATATGGCGCATTTCGCCGGATTGGTGGCGGGCGGGGCGCATCCCTCGCCGCTGCCGCACGCCGATATCGTGACCTGCACGACCACGAAAACCCTGCGAGGGCCGCGGGGCGGGATGATCCTTGCGAAGGACGCGGGTTGGAGCAAAAAGCTGCAATCTTCGGTTTTTCCGGGGGTTCAGAGCAGCTTGCACACGCAGGTTCTCGCGGCAAAGGCGGTGTGCCTGAAGGAGGCGTCGGAGCCCGCCTTCAAGACCTACGCAAGCCAAATCGTGGAGAATGCAAGGGCGCTGGCAGAGGCACTGAGCGCGGGCGGCGTCGATATCGTCTCGGGCGGCACGGACACGCATATCGTACTGTTGGACCTCTCTCGCCTCAACTTGCTTGGACGGGAGGCGGAAGCTTTGCTCGACCGCGCCAATATCACGAGCAACAAGAACCCGGTGCCCTTCGATGTCTCCAACCCTGCCAAGTGGTCGGGCCTGCGCCTCGGCGTTGCCGCCGCCACCACGCGCGGTTTCTCGACCGATGATTTCAGATCGCTCGGGGCGATGATCGCAGGCCTTCTGACGGCAGAGGAGGGCGCGCGCGAGCATCAGGTGGCAACGGCTCGGGAAGAGGTGGCGCGGCTCTGCGCTGCTTATCCAATTCATGAAGATCAGTAG
- a CDS encoding dihydrodipicolinate synthase family protein translates to MTKARRGIYAAAITPFDENGRVMTDKLVSYCKHLLSDGGCDGVAPTGTTGEGTSIAKADRLALPEAFADAGIEMDRVIFGTGAPSLPDCVAITSAACEAGYVNALVLPPYYYKSPSDDGLFAYYAKLIEQVGRDDLRIFLYHFPQMSQVPISTDLVLRLRQAFGPIIAGLKDSSGDFDQSRAFIEATGGVAQDFDVYPSSEAFLWDGLSIGSAGIISGSTNLTARAVQEAKKAPEGTARDAAMEKVRAARTTAAKYPLMAAMKTAECWRSGDDSWLTMQPPLTPLTEELKAQLKDDLSTITAT, encoded by the coding sequence ATGACCAAGGCAAGACGCGGCATCTACGCCGCCGCAATCACCCCCTTCGACGAAAATGGCCGTGTCATGACGGACAAACTTGTCAGCTATTGCAAGCACTTGCTCTCCGACGGCGGTTGCGACGGCGTGGCACCCACCGGCACGACGGGTGAGGGGACCTCCATCGCCAAGGCCGATCGTCTGGCGCTGCCCGAAGCCTTCGCAGATGCCGGGATCGAGATGGACCGGGTGATCTTCGGCACCGGCGCGCCCTCTCTGCCCGATTGCGTGGCGATCACCTCCGCGGCCTGCGAGGCGGGCTACGTCAATGCGCTCGTCCTGCCGCCCTATTACTACAAGTCGCCCTCGGATGACGGCCTCTTTGCCTATTACGCCAAGCTCATCGAGCAGGTAGGCCGCGACGATTTGCGGATATTTCTTTACCATTTCCCCCAGATGTCACAGGTCCCGATCTCGACCGATCTGGTCCTGCGTCTGCGACAGGCCTTCGGCCCCATCATCGCCGGTCTGAAGGACAGCTCGGGTGATTTCGACCAGTCCCGCGCTTTTATCGAGGCGACCGGCGGCGTGGCGCAGGATTTCGACGTCTATCCGTCTTCCGAGGCTTTCCTGTGGGACGGCCTCTCGATCGGCTCTGCCGGCATCATCTCGGGCTCCACGAACCTCACCGCGCGCGCGGTCCAAGAGGCGAAAAAGGCGCCTGAGGGTACTGCCCGTGACGCGGCGATGGAGAAAGTGCGCGCGGCCCGCACGACGGCGGCGAAATACCCGCTGATGGCCGCGATGAAAACGGCAGAGTGTTGGCGCAGCGGCGATGACAGCTGGTTGACAATGCAACCGCCCCTCACGCCATTGACCGAGGAGCTGAAGGCGCAGCTGAAAGACGATCTTTCCACGATTACAGCGACTTGA